Below is a genomic region from Silurus meridionalis isolate SWU-2019-XX chromosome 10, ASM1480568v1, whole genome shotgun sequence.
TAGAGTATAGCATTCCTTGAACTAGTAAAGCACATAAATAGGTGTTTATAGCTGAAGTCACAGGGCAACAGAGAGCAAAGTTTAATTATCTCTtcatattttgtgttatttagtGAACTAATCTGTGGttgcacaaaataaaacatagacATAAAGCATTGCTCTGAcactatgtatgtatgtgtgtgtttttgtatgtgtatgtatgtatgtatgtatgtgtgtgtgtgtgtgtgtatatgtatgtatgtgtgtatatatatatatatatatatatatatatatatatatatatatatatatatatatatatatatatatatattatatatatatatatatatatatatatatatacacacacacacacacacacacacacacaaacaaagtgtCAGAGCAATGCTTTAAGCATATTTATTCAACAAGACTAAAGTTAAGCAAAAATTAGCAGAAATGGTTACAGCTGGTCAAACCACAGaccactaaaaatgttttataaggtGCACTTCTATTGATAGTGGAGACTTCATGATTACCAAAAGGTTATAATAATTTGGAAAgctaaattttatttatttttttatcttgcaTTGGATCATTATTTGGACTTCATATTTATgttgattaaaataatattctGTGGCTTTCCAGATAAACGTCAATCACAAAAAGGTCAAATCTTTTCAGATAATTATGTGTCTTCTAAAGGCAAGTGGTTGTGTCACTACAAATTGAAACTCAACAGCACCCATACTTGTGTATCACAGGTTAAAGTTTTATCACTTACTACTTATTTTTTGACTAGGTACATTGAGCATAGTGTACAGATTTCCCCCTAAAATCATTATTCATGGCATCATAATATCTAATGGTTATTATAATCAAGGCTGTAAAACTGCAGAATGCGGTTTATAAAAGGTGGTAGATTTAAGTTGTATTAGgtccattttatttgtaaataattacaatttaaaactGCTTATCTGTTTGCCCAGAGTTATGATGGTTGAAATTTCCATTtaaagtagtagtagtggtggcagatataaataaaaataagttctTTCACTTACAATAGTTGTGGCATAGTTATTATAAAAAGTTAAGAGAATTTTAAAAGAATTTGcctaataatgaaaaaatagcAAGTCACTCCCTGTTTTTTAGGTACTACAGTGCTACAATTTTGCAGATGGCAGGAGTACGAGATGATAAGACTGCCATCTGGCTTTCAGCTGCTACAGCGTTCACCAATTTTCTGTTTACACTGGTGGGCGTTTGGCTGGTGGAACGGGTGGGCCGCAGAAAGCTGACTCTGGGCAGCATTGTTGGTGAGGCCCgaaaacatttacattcttATTGCATATGACTCCAAAAGTCCAGACCTCATCCCCACTAAACATATTTGAAATGAATTTGAACACCGATTGTATTTTAGACTTCCTTGTCCAACAGGACTGTCTTGTCTTACAAATATGCTTTTGGCTGAATTGACATAAAACCACACAGCCATGCTTCCATATCTGTTGgaaagtcttcccagaagagtgtaggttatcataaataaaatgtaaaactaaacCTGGAATGGAATGTTCTAAAAGGGCATGGTGTACACacacttttgcccatatagcgCATCAAACTGCTTGCATGAAATTTTATGAGGCTATAAAATCAACCATTTAGTACCTTTTGGCTGTaccttttacttttttgtgaAAGACATGGTAGCTCAGTTTATAAGATATTGGATTTTTGAAGTGAAATGttttaagttcaaatcccatcccCACAAAGCAGTCACTACCGgtcctttgagcaaggcccgtAACTCTCACTAGCCCACTTGTATAAGTGATATtcctgtaagttgctctggataattgTGCCTGCCAAAAAACTGTCAGTGTTTTTGGACTTAAGTTACTGGTTCTGTTTTGCCTTTTTCAAAGTTCTCTTTTTGTGGCACTTTTATTATTGGTCACCATCTGCAGATACGATCATCCCCAAAAAAGAGAATCTCAATATATTGAAACATAACCCTCAACCTTTTTCTCAATTCACTCGTTGCTTCTATTTTGGCTTCTGAAGCCGAAATGCAACAAATGAAATCATCAATCTGCTTCTGTGTTCTTGTAATTTGCCTCAAAAGTGTTTGAGTTAAAATCCATTTATTTTGCCCAGATCTGTGTGATACAGTAGTACCACACAGTGGCTTTGCTATGATATTACATTCCGTTTAAAACCAGGACTGTATATTCCTATATTTCTGTTATTGGTAAgtcaaactaaaatataaatttttagaTCATTTCTAATTTAACAATATTGATTATTCTGACTATTTACTGCAATCTTAGTCATGTGTACATATTGTTTATTGCATTGTTTAGGTACTAGTGTTAGTCTCTCTGTCTTGGCTGTGGGATTCCTACTTTCTGCTCAGGCCTCTCCTCCAGTGAACCCTCTTGACCCCACTGCTCCTAACTCAACATGCTCACACTATGGGTGAGTCAGTGTCAGTAAATAATGGGCACAGTCTAAATATTAACAGTGTCTGTTTGTATTTCGACTTATGCAAAGTACATTCATATTAACAGAAGCAacctcacacacttttacagATTTTGTGAACAATGTATGCTGGATCCAAACTGTGGCTTTTGTTACTATGACAAAGGCTCAAATATATCAGACACTTCCTGTGTACCAGCTGATCCAGCGAACACGGAGCAAGCAGCATATggcaggtttgggttttttttgtgtttcccaaaagaactaatattaaaaatcttatttctttttttttttatcaaactgtCTGGTATATCTGATATTTATGCTTCATCCAGGTGCTCCAATGCTACGCAAGTAAACCCAAATGCATTGTGGGCCTATAATTATTGCCCGACCTCCTATTCCTGGGTAGTATTGCTGGGTCTCATCCTTTACCTGGCATTCTTTGCTCCAGGTAAGAACAGCCCTTCTCTGCTTACTACTTTCTGTAGTATTTATTCACTTGATTCAATTAGTTGCATTATACATACACTATGTGACCagaagtatttggacacctgattatcaCCCTATTTGTAGACTGTTCAGAAACTGTTAGAGCTCCCAAAAttggaagcacacaactgtCTGAACTGCCTTTGTATCTTCTAGTGTTAGGAGtttcctacactgaaactaaggGGTCCAAACCTGTTTGGTTTGACAAGTTTGAAGTAAAGAAAGCTCATCCTTACACACAAATGTATCTATACCTGGAACAAGACATTAAACAATCACTTTTGGGTGTAATAATGGTATAGTGTCCTAATGCTTTTGGCAATTCACACACACCCTtaatacataaagaaataattacCAACACTAATTACTAACTCTTAACACTTTTCTTTTGGGTGTGCACATACCTGCCTGAAGGGATGGGTCCCATGCCATGGACAGTGAATTCTGAGATTTATCCACTGTGGGCTCGGAGCACAGGCAATGCCTGCTCTGCTGGTGTCAACTGGATGTTCAATGTCCTGGTGTCTCTGACATTCCTTCATGTGGCACAGTACCTCACATATTATGGTATGAATCTTCACTGCTGTCCATACCTGCTGCTGATATTTCTATACAAAATCTTAAAACATACAACATGAACAATCCTATGATTATTTGTTCAAAATGGTCTATTAACGCACATAGTCTTATAAAGGACCATTTAGTAAAatcatgtatatataatgttctTGCAGAAGGCAGTTCATGTACTTTCTGCTTAGTAAAGTTTGTTTGTAATGTAGTTACATGTATGTATTGATTTTTGTGTAATATTCACCTGCTGTTTTTATAGGTGCGTTTTTCCTGTACACTGGCCTGGCTGTGCTTGGCTTCCTGTTTGTGCTGGGCTGCCTACCAGAGACCAAGGGTCTCATGTTGGAGGACATGGAAACTCTGTTTAACAGGACACTTTGCACTTGTGGTGTGCTGGGTGACGAACGCACACATTACACCAGGGTAAATGGTGGCAACCTTCTCTCAGATGAGGATGTCTCTGATGGGGACTAGTTTCTTCTGGTCTTTTCTGGTTCTTGAAAAGTTGAAATCCTGGTGTTTTCACAATCTCTGTGGCGTGTGGGTATCTATAGCATTCAAGAGACTAGTATCATAAGgactgtaggttttttttattatttaatttttttttgtttttgttttttagaccTCTCTGTTCTTATCTGCATTTCAATTAACTGTTGGAAGtcttaaacaatatttttgGGGGTTAGGGTACAGAACAAAATTTCCAGATTCATAGCTACATTCCTATCTGGTTTGTGGTGAATGAAGATTTCGGGTTAAGGCCTTAAACCACTATTACATTACAATGCCTCCCAAAAGGTTGGAAGCACCtagacttttattatttttcagacGCATGCAAGTTTTacttgtttatatgcaacaaactaggtcattTCAGAAATAAGGTATAAGATTTACtttgatcaaacaaataaatgaatctgCAGATCATTGAACATATCTCTCTTAGCATTAATAACACCTTTACACACGTGGCATCCAGGCAGATGTTTTCTCCAAACAGCTAAAATTCTTTGCCATGTcttttgtaaaacttgccaaatgtgttcttggcaaattgtatttttattgctgaagtATGTAATGGTATCCATATAGGTTCAGTATTCCTTCCATTCAGAATAAGTCAAACCTTCCCTATCCAAATCAAACCCCAAACAATTAAACCTTCCAACTGTTTGACATGTGAGGCAGTCTGGtaacatctctcctgttctccatcttacatcTTACTTAAGTTCTTCTTCATCATGAACCGTACAATTCTTATGTGTTTTTGAATTTTACCTAGTTTGccgcatataaacaaaaggaacatgcgtggttctcaaaaatgataaattaataggtgttttaatatttttgataGGCACTGTATGTATAAGCCATGTGAAATACTtcttgtgttgtattttttgtcaaTTGACTAAACATGGCAGTTTTCAATGTTATAGCATCGTATGGATTTGGGAAAGGTTCATTATGGTACACTGGAACCTGAGGAAGGAATTGCTTACATTTCAGTAAGTACTTTAAATAATTATGAGCTTTTTTTTAAGCTCGTAATTTTATGTTTACaagttaataaattttttattgtgaataaagaactagaacatttgtataaaaatatattctagaattatatttgttacaaatattttatttgtgtcttcTGCTGCAGCTGCAATAATGGTTCAGTACCTGGATTTGGACTTTTGAGATCAAAATCAGTGAACTGTCACTTTATTATAatgcacatatacagtatatacatacatttaaaaaaaagagtcaaaaTGGGTATTGGTATAATCTATCTAAAGCTAGAAGCTCTACATTCACAAACAGACTTCTAGTTTCTGGAATAAAATCACTACAagtgtttgatttattaatatagtaattataatatagaggtggagaaaataaaattggTTTTGAaggaactatatatatatttcattatgttgatgattacattttatgtttgaTTAATGGATTCCAAAAGGAATATAATGGACAGTCctatacatttttcaaattctggaaataaaatgcatatacagtatgtatattgtatattttggaaaaatattaataatgatctGACCATTGGTTTTCTGCAATGTCTTTATACTCTGCTAGAGTACATTAAACCCTGTGTTAAACCCCAGTGTTTAACACCGGGGATAAGGatatagcaaaaacaaaattcaaGTCTGCAGGATAAATTCTCTCATATCAATCCATTAATGTAACTACTTTGTACTGTGTTCTTTTtctaatgaataaaatttgtgAGAACCTCAGTTTCAATTTCTTTATCCCTTTAGCTACTGGTAAAATGTGTTTGCAAGCGAGTAATCCCTGTAACCTTTACAACACTGACGCCAGACAGACGATACAGTATCTGTGTTATAGTAATAAACTGTTAACAGTTTGGCAAGACTGAGATCTCCCTTCCACATGTAGTGTAATTCAAACCCTGCATTTCACTTTCTCTAGTCAACTGTTCACAGTCGCACTGTGATATTCCCCTCAGTACAGTGTTGCTCTGTCTGTAAATGAAACCTGAGAGCTGGTAACTAGACACCTTCACTTGGAAAGAGGTCAAGACACCCATGGTGCTCAGCCCCATTCCCCCCATTGGTGGGTCTGCCAATGTAAAGTACTTTAGATGCTATTTAATATCAATATAGTGGCAAAGCTCTGATGTGAGTCAGGCAAATGTGGTTAATGTGAATGGGGGGATCAGAACCTTTTATACCGCTATCATAAaactaggtgtgtgtgtttttacttgCATTAAATGCATGTTGGTCCAAAAGAAAGTAATGCACAATACTAATTCATGTCAATTATAAAAGTACAAGTAATGTACTCTAAAGGTACAACAGTACTCTCTAAGATCCTATTATGTACTATAGATGTTCCTCCTTATTACAAACTGGAGTGACTTCTGCATTTTCACAATTTTACAAACAGATGATGTATATGCAAGGAAGTATTGTAGAGTAACGGTTCTACCTGATATACAGGCAGGTGACACAAAGGAAAAGGTGTGAAGTGTGTCTACTTTTTTCCTTTAGTTAGAAAGCTCACAGCAAAACCAGTGCAATGTCATTCTAATTGATGGTCTGAATCTGACCCGAATTATACATCAGTCCCCAGCATAACGGTAGCCAACCTTTCCTTTCAGAacgtatgtatgcatgtgtgtatgcatgcatgcatgcatgtatgtatgtatgtaagtatgcATGTATGAAATGTAGCACAAATTCTAGTTATAACGTCACCGCGGCGGAGCCGGTGTAGTGGGCGGGGTTTGGTGACGCATTGCGGCTCGGAGGCGAGGCACGGTCGCGCGCGTGAGTCTGGGGACGACGCGGCTCTGACGAGACCCCTGTTCATGATCATCTCAACATGCATCATTCCAAGAGCGACATTTCCTCTGCGACTGCGTTTTAGTCATAGCCTGTAAACATGGCAGAGGAGAGACGGAGGTGAGCTCCGGACAGCAATCGCTGCACTAATCGCCTGCGGTGGTGAATCAGATCAGATTGATCTTCTTGTGGATCGGTTGGGGATCGATAAGGCTCCGGGAAACGGTGGACCATGAACCCTGGACAGGACGAGAGTTCAGTTCGCGTCGCGCTGAGGTATGACATTGCATGCGATCTTAGTCATTTGTGCTGTGAAAATAGATTAATAACCTGCGCGCATCTAGATCCTGTCTGTGAGCGCGCGTGGAGCCGCCCGGTAACCGGGCCTGGCACTTCTTAAAGGGCTGCTGCAACGCCTGGTGATAAAGCGCCTCGGCCATCAGCATTGTGCACAACGTTTCACAGCGTGTTTGCAGCCTGCACGCTTTGCACGTCATGCAAAATTGGCAGGTGACGTTAGACTTTAACGTTTTATATGCTTGCAGAGGGCACAGTGTCGCGTGCCACTGCCCTGTGATGCACACAAGCACGCATCTATGGATCATCGTGTTTCCGTCTGTAGGTACAGGCAGGTGCATGGTCAGGGATTTCCACTTTAAATATAAGGCTTGATACGACAGAAGGTTGAGCGACAGTTAGTCGATGAAAGAGCAGCTTGTGGACCGAATCCTCTTTTACCACCCACACAAGTCACTAGGATGAGCTGCTGTAGGCCTTCAAGAACATTTTGTGTGCCCTGAAAagctggttagctttttgtacaTGTCCTTCAGTGGTTTGCATTGCAGTATGATGTATGAGTagtttataaacaaaaacaaatctttttcaaTGTTTGTCGAGTCCAtgaaagaagtaaaaaattttGTTGACTCATCCTGGACTAGTCTTATGTTCACAATGTCTTTCATTGTGCCTATGAATCCTGTCACCAAGGGTAGGTCTTGCTCTATAGCTGCCATTAAACTTTATTTAGTTAgctatatacaaatacatttcgATTGAAATGCCCCCACTATGTGAGTATGACCCAAAAATCTCCACTGCTCAGTcatattaaatatgtaattgtaagtcattctggataagAGGGTCTACCAAATGGACATGGGTTGGAGAAGAATGGGCATGAAAACACCAAGGGGTGAGACAATTGAATGATAATTAAGGATAGTTGCAGAATGATTGGCTTCACAGCCTTTTCTATAATTACTAATGTATTCTTTATATCtcacatttgtgtaaaataaattcgAATAATAgacacttttattttctctctccacaaggtttttttgtaaatttggcATGCGGCCACTTTTTACCACCCATGTGGCCATTTTCCTGTTTGCTGATATTGCTCAGTCATAGCTACACAATGCACATAGAA
It encodes:
- the slc2a13b gene encoding solute carrier family 2 member 13b isoform X2, producing MEQVNGSGRRVEDDHKLIRAPATAAQSGGGSAYSQDGSSRFVYVLSFFSALGGFLFGYDTGVVSGAMLLLKKEMNLSAFWQELLVSSTVGAAALSALAGGFLNGVYGRRKCIMLASFIFTVGGIILSVAPDKVVLLIGRLTVGIGIGIASMTVPVYIAEMSPPQLRGQLVTINTLFITGGQFIASVVDGAFSYMEHNGWRYMLGLSVVPAILQFLGFFFLLPESPRWLLQKGNSQQALKVLAQIRATESVNEEYDSIKAMVEEEEKQTGEGPVLCRILACATARRALIVGCGLQMFQQLSGINTVMYYSATILQMAGVRDDKTAIWLSAATAFTNFLFTLVGVWLVERVGRRKLTLGSIVGTSVSLSVLAVGFLLSAQASPPVNPLDPTAPNSTCSHYGFCEQCMLDPNCGFCYYDKGSNISDTSCVPADPANTEQAAYGRCSNATQVNPNALWAYNYCPTSYSWVVLLGLILYLAFFAPGMGPMPWTVNSEIYPLWARSTGNACSAGVNWMFNVLVSLTFLHVAQYLTYYGAFFLYTGLAVLGFLFVLGCLPETKGLMLEDMETLFNRTLCTCGVLGDERTHYTRHRMDLGKVHYGTLEPEEGIAYISVSTLNNYELFFKLVILCLQVNKFFIVNKELEHLYKNIF
- the slc2a13b gene encoding solute carrier family 2 member 13b isoform X1 yields the protein MRAVLKDGYELQIMEQVNGSGRRVEDDHKLIRAPATAAQSGGGSAYSQDGSSRFVYVLSFFSALGGFLFGYDTGVVSGAMLLLKKEMNLSAFWQELLVSSTVGAAALSALAGGFLNGVYGRRKCIMLASFIFTVGGIILSVAPDKVVLLIGRLTVGIGIGIASMTVPVYIAEMSPPQLRGQLVTINTLFITGGQFIASVVDGAFSYMEHNGWRYMLGLSVVPAILQFLGFFFLLPESPRWLLQKGNSQQALKVLAQIRATESVNEEYDSIKAMVEEEEKQTGEGPVLCRILACATARRALIVGCGLQMFQQLSGINTVMYYSATILQMAGVRDDKTAIWLSAATAFTNFLFTLVGVWLVERVGRRKLTLGSIVGTSVSLSVLAVGFLLSAQASPPVNPLDPTAPNSTCSHYGFCEQCMLDPNCGFCYYDKGSNISDTSCVPADPANTEQAAYGRCSNATQVNPNALWAYNYCPTSYSWVVLLGLILYLAFFAPGMGPMPWTVNSEIYPLWARSTGNACSAGVNWMFNVLVSLTFLHVAQYLTYYGAFFLYTGLAVLGFLFVLGCLPETKGLMLEDMETLFNRTLCTCGVLGDERTHYTRHRMDLGKVHYGTLEPEEGIAYISVSTLNNYELFFKLVILCLQVNKFFIVNKELEHLYKNIF